One genomic segment of Theobroma cacao cultivar B97-61/B2 chromosome 6, Criollo_cocoa_genome_V2, whole genome shotgun sequence includes these proteins:
- the LOC18596465 gene encoding uncharacterized protein LOC18596465, whose product MSQEQQQPSPAPASQPDHPPPPPFDPSRMIGIIKRKALIKELAAVYHAECLAYCQELLELQRKWDEPFIDVKTPDDLRKEKTRPPKRLKKSR is encoded by the exons ATGAGTCAAGAACAGCAACAACCTTCTCCTGCTCCTGCTTCTCAGCCTGATcatcctcctcctcctccatTCGATCCCAGTCGAA TGATTGGTATCATTAAGAGGAAGGCCTTGATAAAAGAGTTAGCTGCTGTATATCACGCAGAATGCCTTGCATACTGTCAAGAACTTCTGGAGCTTCAGAGAAAGTGGGATGAG CCATTTATTGATGTTAAAACACCTGATGATTTGAGGAAGGAGAAAACGAGGCCCCCAAAACGTCTGAAGAAGTCACGCTGA
- the LOC18596463 gene encoding p21-activated protein kinase-interacting protein 1-like has translation MSLIAGSYERFIWGFRLKPLNYDPSSQTLTLTQLFSYPSHNAPITTVAAAGPAAASGSSDDTIHIYDLSTAASLGPLHHFSSSITALSFYSPPNLSFPRNLLSASADGSTSIFDTEPFVLLKSFRSHKKGINDLAVHSSGKLALSVSRDGCLAMSNLMRGKRSFCCRLGKEATIVKFDGSGDRFFMASEEKIGVHLAEDARLLYELENEKRVLCAASGESGILFTGGESRSITAWDTNSGKVAYCIEDAHSTRVKGIVVLTKDGGVDDAPYLVASASSDGFIRVWDVRMAIKGKPNPLAEANTKSRLTCLAGSSLQSSKRPRIGKSAPKEEQSDAEDV, from the exons ATGTCGCTGATAGCAGGTTCCTACGAACGTTTTATATGGGGCTTCAGACTGAAGCCCTTAAACTACGACCCGTCTTCTCAGACCCTCACTCTAACCCAACTCTTCTCCTACCCATCCCACAACGCCCCCATAACCACCGTAGCCGCCGCTGGTCCCGCCGCTGCGTCGGGCTCCTCCGACGACACCATCCACATCTACGACCTCTCCACCGCCGCTTCCCTGGGTCCCCTCCACCACTTCTCCTCCTCAATCACTGCCCTCTCCTTCTATTCCCCTCCCAACCTCTCCTTCCCTCGCAACCTCCTCTCCGCCTCCGCTGATGGCTCCACCTCCATCTTCGACACCGAACCCTTTGTTCTTCTCAAGTCCTTTAGGTCCCATAAAAAGGGTATCAATGATTTGGCTGTTCATTCTTCTGGGAAGCTTGCATTGAGTGTCTCACGTGATGGGTGTTTGGCTATGTCGAATTTGATGAGAGGGAAAAGGAGCTTTTGTTGTAGGTTGGGGAAGGAAGCGACGATCGTTAAATTTGATGGGAGTGGAGACAGGTTTTTTATGGCGTCTGAGGAGAAAATTGGAGTTCATTTGGCTGAAGATGCTAGGTTGTTGTATGAgttggagaatgaaaaacGGGTTCTTTGTGCTGCTTCTGGGGAg AGTGGAATTTTATTTACTGGTGGTGAGAGCCGTAGTATTACAGCCTGGGACACGAACAGTGGGAAGGTTGCTTATTGCATCGAGGATGCACATTCTACCCGTGTAAAAGGTATTGTTGTGCTTACCAAAGATGGTGGTGTTGATGATGCTCCATACTTAGTAGCATCTGCATCATCTGATGGGTTTATACGTGTTTGGGATGTTCGCATGGCCATCAAAGGGAAGCCAAACCCATTGGCTGAGGCTAATACAAAGTCCAGGCTAACTTGTCTTGCTGGATCTTCTCTCCAAT CTTCTAAACGACCACGGATTGGAAAGAGTGCTCCAAAAGAAGAGCAGAGTGATGCAGAAGATGTATAA
- the LOC18596462 gene encoding pentatricopeptide repeat-containing protein At1g11290, chloroplastic: MLPAQRSRHFLCSFPHFPATQTRLFSSTFSSLLNLCKKPQHLQQIHARFILHGLHQNPTLSSHLIDSYANFGLLNLSLQLFYSITNPSSRLYNTILRNLATLGEYETTLLVYKDMVVKKSVYPDEKAYPLVLRACSCLLDVECGKMVHGQLAKLGFDSFEVVGDALVEFYRGFGEFEQKVVDEKPVKDLDNWKSLIFEPPRSGSLVSMINLLRASVDLGSLDAGKAVHCLVLVSDLSKDLSVNTALLSMYSKLDSLKYARLLFKNMLEKDLVVWNIMISAYSQHGKPKESLAQLRCMANSGVRADLFTAIPAISSIRQLKSFEWAKQIHAHVIRNGSDYQVSVHNSLIDMYCECDCLIYARKIFENVTSKTVVSWSSMIKGYVSHDQNLDALSLFSRMKTDGVKTDFITVINILPACVNIGALEQVKCLHGYSMKFGLNLLSSVNSAILISYAKCGSIEMARKLFDEEKVDGKDIITWNSMISAHSKHGDWSQCFELYNQMKQLNLKLDQVTFLGLLTACVNSGLVKEGRAYFKEMREIYGCQPSQEHYACMVDLLGRAGHIKEARELVNEMPFKPDTRVLGPLLSACKLHSETKFAESAAEKLLRMEPENAGNYVLLSNIYAAAGKWDKFAKMRRLLKERGLKKIPGCSWLQINGHVHEFRVADQSHPKAKDIYALIGILEFAIKEARDHTAGKVS; the protein is encoded by the coding sequence ATGCTTCCCGCTCAACGGTCAAGACATTTTCTCTGCTCTTTCCCCCACTTTCCTGCCACCCAAACAAGGCTTTTTAGCAGCACCTTCTCATCTCTACTAAACCTTTGCAAGAAACCACAGCATCTACAACAAATCCATGCAAGATTCATCCTCCATGGCCTGCACCAGAACCCAACACTTTCCTCTCATCTCATTGATTCCTATGCCAACTTTGGCCTCCTCAACCTCTCTCTGCAACTCTTTTATTCCATTACCAACCCAAGTTCTCGTCTTTATAACacaattttaagaaatttggCGACTTTGGGTGAATATGAAACGACCCTTTTGGTTTACAAGGACATGGTGGTAAAAAAATCTGTGTACCCTGATGAGAAGGCCTACCCTTTAGTTCTAAGAGCTTGTTCTTGTTTGTTAGATGTTGAGTGTGGGAAAATGGTTCATGGGCAGTTGGCAAAATTGGGTTTTGATTCCTTTGAGGTTGTGGGTGATGCTTTGGTTGAGTTCTACAGGGGATTTGGTGAGTTCGAGCAAAAGGTGGTTGATGAAAAGCCTGTTAAGGATTTGGATAATTGGAAAAGTTTGATATTTGAGCCACCTCGAAGTGGAAGTTTGGTCTCTATGATTAATTTGTTGAGGGCAAGTGTTGATTTGGGTTCATTGGATGCAGGCAAAGCTGTTCATTGTTTGGTTCTAGTTAGTGATTTAAGTAAGGATTTGTCTGTGAATACCGCTTTATTGTCAATGTATTCAAAACTAGATAGTTTGAAATATGCAAGGTTGTTATTCAAAAATATGCTGGAGAAGGACCTTGTTGTGTGGAATATAATGATTTCTGCTTATTCTCAGCATGGAAAACCTAAGGAATCACTTGCACAATTGAGGTGCATGGCAAATTCTGGGGTTAGAGCTGATTTGTTCACCGCTATTCCTGCTATTTCCTCGATTAGGCAGTTGAAATCCTTTGAGTGGGCCAAACAAATCCATGCTCATGTTATAAGAAATGGTTCAGATTATCAAGTGTCGGTTCATAATTCTCTTATTGATATGTATTGTGAGTGTGACTGTTTAATTTATGCGAgaaagatttttgaaaatgtaACAAGCAAAACTGTGGTTTCATGGAGCTCAATGATCAAAGGATATGTAAGCCATGATCAGAATCTTGATgccctttctcttttctccaGGATGAAAACAGATGGAGTTAAAACTGATTTCATAACAGTTATCAACATCTTGCCTGCATGTGTGAATATAGGGGCACTAGAACAAGTAAAATGCCTTCATGGGTACTCAATGAAGTTTGGTCTGAATTTGCTATCCTCTGTTAATTCAGCAATTCTTATAAGTTATGCAAAATGTGGATCCATAGAAATGGCCAGAAAGCtttttgatgaagaaaaagttgATGGTAAGGATATCATAACATGGAACTCTATGATCAGCGCGCACTCTAAGCATGGGGACTGGTCACAATGTTTTGAGTTGTATAATCAGATGAAGCAGTTGAATCTGAAACTGGATCAAGTTACCTTTCTTGGGCTACTGACTGCTTGTGTCAATTCAGGCCTTGTTAAAGAAGGCCGGGCATATTTTAAGGAGATGAGGGAAATCTATGGTTGCCAACCGAGCCAAGAACACTATGCCTGCATGGTAGATTTACTAGGGCGTGCTGGACATATCAAAGAAGCGAGAGAACTTGTCAATGAAATGCCGTTCAAACCAGATACTCGAGTGTTGGGCCCCTTGTTGAGTGCCTGCAAGCTACACTCTGAGACCAAGTTTGCAGAGTCTGCTGCTGAGAAACTTCTACGAATGGAACCAGAAAATGCTGGAAATTACGTTTTACTCTCCAACATATATGCAGCTGCAGGAAAGTGGGATAAATTTGCTAAAATGAGGAGACTTCTTAAAGAGAGGGGACTAAAGAAAATCCCTGGCTGTAGCTGGCTACAAATAAATGGACATGTACATGAGTTTCGTGTTGCCGACCAATCTCATCCAAAAGCAAAGGACATATATGCTTTAATAGGAATACTAGAGTTTGCAATCAAGGAGGCCAGAGATCACACTGCTGGGAAAGTTTCTTAA